GACCAGTACTGAGGGGCAGGGCCGCCTCTTGCCGTTTCAAGAATGCCTGTAGATTGGGCACGCGCCGGTGATCGATATTGCGATCGGCCGAACGCAGTCCCCAATTGTCTGGATAGGCCGAGAAATTTGCCATCATGTCCTCGTGAACCAACTTTTGAAGATCGAGACCGAACGCATCGCGATAGGCACGAATGACAACGTCCGTGCAGACACCCCGCGAGCGGGGAACATCACCGCCCGGGTACGCTAAGCCGGTGTAGGAAGGATCATAGGCCGTGGTTACGCCTATCTGCTCACGCGCTGCGGCGACCAATTTCGCGGCATGATCCGTTGCAGCTTTTTCTCCGTTTTGCACGACAGCTGGGTTTGCTCTGGAGCACGATGCCAAAAACAAAGTGCTCAGTGCGAGCCCGGTGACAAATTCGCGCCGCCCAATGGTTTGCCTTCCTATCATTGGGCAAATATCCCCGACGGCAATGAACCGATAGTGAATTGCGCGCTTGAGTTCCTTGTTTGTTCCACTTATGGGATGGCATGGCCAAACCAAAGAAACGTTATATCTGTGCGGCTTGCGGCTCAGTTTCGCACCGCTGGCAGGGGCAATGTCCCGATTGCGCGGAATGGAACACGCTTAGTGAAGATGTTCCTGCGACAGTGTTTTCGCAAAAACATGATCTGTCGAGCGGGGGCAGGGCGGTTGAGTTTGTCGAACTTAACGCGCCCGGCGAGGAGCTGGTGCGCCAACCTACCGGCCTTGACGAGTTTGACCGTGCCTTAGGCGGCGGCTTGGTACCAGGCTCGGCGATCCTGATGGGCGGTGATCCCGGTATCGGAAAGTCGACATTGCTTTTGCAAGCCGCAGCCAAAATCGCAAAAGATGGCCGCTCGACCGTCTATGTCAGCGGGGAGGAAGCGGCCGGGCAAGTCCGGATGCGTGCTTCCCGGCTTGGTTTGGCGGATGCGCCGATAAAATTGGCAGCAGCTACGTCTGTGCGGGACATTCTCACCACGCTTGGCTCTATGGAACCACCCAAGCTGTTGGTCATCGATTCGATCCAGACAATGCACTCCGACACGATCGAAGGGGCGCCTGGTACGGTGAGCCAGGTTCGCGGCTGTGCGTTTGAACTGATCCGCTATGCCAAGGAAAACGGGACATCGCTCGTGCTGGTGGGACACGTGACCAAAGATGGCAGTATAGCTGGCCCGCGTGTGCTCGAGCATATGGTCGATGTGGTGATGAGCTTTGAAGGCGAACGCAGCCATCAATACCGTATCCTTCGCGCACTCAAAAACCGTTTCGGCGCGGTAGACGAGATTGGCGTTTTCGCGATGGCCGGAAAGGGGCTGGAAGAAGTTTCCAACCCTTCAATGCTGTTCCTGTCTGGCCGTGATATGCCTCTGGCCGGAAGCGCGGTATTTCCAGCCCTAGAGGGCACACGGCCAGTATTGATAGAAGTTCAGGCTTTGATTGTGCGCTTACAAAGTGGCGCCACACCGCGCCGCGCAGTGGTCGGCTGGGACAATGGCCGTTTGGCGATGCTGCTCGCGGTCCTCGAGTCGCGTTGTGGGCTCAATTTCAGTTCTGCCGAGGTTTATCTCAATGTAGCTGGCGGCTATCGGCTGTCAGACCCAGCGGCCGACCTTGCCGTTGCGGCGGCGCTAGTTTCTGCATTGGCGGATAAGCCATTACCTACGCAAAGCGTATGGTTTGGCGAGGTTTCACTAGCGGGAGAGATTCGTCCCGTGGCTCATGCCGGATTGCGGTTGCGCGAAGCCGCAAAATTGGGGTTCACCTCGGGCGCAGGCCCTCAAGATGTGGAAAATTCATCTGGTCTTAACTATCGGCCAGTCAAACAGCTTGCCAACCTCGTTGACCAAGTGGTCGCATCTGAATAACCCTACAGGCCGATATGACCGGTTTTGACTTCATTGTACTGATTATCGTCGGTGTGGCGGCAGTTGGCGGTTTTTTGCGCGGGTTGGTGCAGGAAATGTTGTCACTCGCCGCGTGGTTGCTGGCGATTTTTGCCATCCATTATTTGCATACGCCGCTCTATCAGGCACTGGGCGAGTATCTGGAATATAATACCGCGGTGGCTATTCTCGCCTTCGCATTGCTGCTGCTCATTCCTTATGCCGGCATGAAGCTGATTGCGGGCCGGGCAGGTGAGGCTTCGCGCGCGTCGTTGCTTGGACCGATTGATCGGGTGCTTGGCTTTGGGTTTGGAGCGATAAAGGGCGCGCTGATTGTAGTTGTGGCGTTTTCGGTGCTGGTCCTCGGATATGACGCAGCGTGGGGCGTGGCAGGCAGACCGGCATGGATAACAACTGCGCGGACCTATCCGGTGGTCAATGCTGGCGCTGATGGGCTGGTTCAAATGATTCAGGAGCGGCGGTCCACCTTGAGGGCTGAAGAAGCGGAAGAACCCAATTGAGCGCGGGGCAAGGTGCTGGCCAGAGTGTCGGGCGGCTCTACACCTCGGAAATTCTCGGTCTGGCAGTCGAGCTAGCCAACTACCCAATCAACAAGGCCCAAACGCTGCACGCCGAAGTCCGTTCAAGATCATGCGGCAGCACTTTGGCAATTTCTATCGACGCAAGTCAGAATAAGTCGATCAGATCCATCGGACTACAGGTCTCCGCTTGCGCTATTGGTCAGGCATCAGCCGCGATCTTTGCCGAATCTGGGAAAGGCAAAACGAAGGCTGATCTGATGCAGGCTCTGAATGCGTTGGAGGCTTGGCTGGCGAATGATGCAGATGTGCCCGACTGGCCCAAACTCGTGCTGCTGGTTGATGCCAAAGCCTATCCTGCCCGGCACGAGGCGATCCTGCTGCCGTGGAGAGCGGCAATAGCGGCGCTTTCCAAGGCGGAAACACATGGCTAGAAGCCGCTCTTAAAGATTCTTGGGGAGGGTCCGACCGCTATGAGCGAAGCCGCAGCACCAACTATTCATGAGCCGAGTGAGAAAGAAATCAGACTCGTTATCGGCGCTTCGTCCGCAGGGACGATTTTTGAATGGTATGATTTCTTTATCTACGGGACGCTCTTCTACATTATTGGCCCCGTGTTTTTCCCCAGCGGGAACGAAACGCTCGAAATATTGCTTGTTTGGGCGACCTTTGCGATTGGTTTCGGCTTTCGCCCAGTAGGCGCGATCCTGTTCGGATATCTTGGTGACAAGCTGGGGCGGAAATACACGTTCCTCGTCACAGTAACCCTGATGGGAATCGCGACCGCGGGTGTCGGCTTAATACCGAGCTACGCTACCATTGGCGTTGCCGCGCCGATCATCGTGATTTTGCTGCGTATTCTTCAAGGCCTTGCACTCGGCGGAGAATATGGCGGCGCTGCAATCTATGTCGCGGAGCACGCCAAATCGGACAAGCGCGGTTTCTATACCAGCTTCATTCAGGCCAGCGTTGCCGGCGGGTTCGTACTCAGCATAGCGGTTGTCATTCTATGCCGGCTTCTGATCCCCGAAGATGACTTCATTGCATGGGGCTGGCGCGTCCCGTTCCTGTTATCGATTATCCTATTGGGTATCTCGCTGTGGATGCGGCTGAAACTTAATGAGAGCCCCGTGTTTAAAGCCATGAAGGAATCGGGCCAGACGGCGGGCAACCCGTTTGTCGAGAGCTTCACTTATCCCGGGAACAAGAAGAGAATTTTCATCGTTTTATTCGGCGTAACCGGCGTGTTGACAACAATCTGGTACACCGCGTTTTTCTCGGGGCTATCGTTTCTGCGCGGACCGATGCGGGTCGATGACGGCCTAGTCGAAATGATCTTGCTGATCGCAGGCCTCGTCTCGATGGGGTTCTATATCGTTGTCGGCAAATGGTCCGATACTGTGGGGCGCAAAAAACCAATAATCATCGGGGCGCTGCTCACTCTGGCGGCACTGTTCCCGATCTTCTGGGCGATGGGCAGCCTTGCCAATCCGGGTCTGGCGCAAGCGGCAAAGGACAATCCGGTCGTCGTCGCAGGTAGAGAATGTGTTACAGATCCGTTCGCCGAACTGTTCGACCGGACGCAAACACCATGCGGCACGGTTCTTGAAACGCTTACCGCCAATGGCGTGGCCTATTCGGTGAATGACGCCGAGGAATTGGGCTTGACCGTTGGCGGGCAAGCCGTGGCGATCGAGGATAGCTGGCTCGAAGACGGCGATGCACGGCGCGATGGCATTCTGGCGGCTTTGACCAAACAAGGCTTCGATTTCTCGAAGCAGACCCCGCCGATCGGCAGTGTGCTTGGCATCATCGGTTTGCTGCTCATACTCGGGGCGCTATCTGCTCTCACATATGGCTCCGTGGCAGCCTTGCTGTCGGAAATGTTCCCGCCAAAAATCCGCTACAGTTCGATGTCGATCCCGTATCATATCGGCGCAGGATATCTCGGAGGCTTCTTGCCACTGATCGCAGGCTTCATCGTAGCGCGTAGCGGTGATGTCTATGCTGGTTTGTGGTACACTTGGGTCGTGGTGGCAATTGGCGTCGCAGTCGCATGGTGGGGCCTGCCAGACGGACCGCCGCGCGATTTTGAAGAGAATGCCTGACGCGCCACCGCCAACGCTGCGGCTCCGCATTGATACCAGTGCACTCGCCAGCAACTGGCGGACGCTGGATGGCATGAGCGGAACCGCGAAGGCCGGAGCGGCAGTAAAAGCGAATTGTTACGGGCTTGGCGTTGAAGCATGCGTTCCCGCTTTGCGTGATGCGGGTGCTGAGCTATTTTTTGTCGCCCACTGGAGCGAGGTTGCCGCTGTTGCCCGGCATGTTCCGCCAGAACAGATTGCAGTTTTGCATGGTCCGATCACGGGCGACCATGCGGCATATGCGCGATCGGTAGGCGTTCTGCCGGTTATCAATTCGGTAATGCAGGCGCGCATTTGGAGCGACACTGGAGGCGGCCCCTGCCATCTGATGATTGATACCGGCATTAACCGGTTGGGCATAAATCCACATGATCTGGCGGAAGAAGCGGTTCAGGTATTGGACGTTCAAATACTGATGTCGCATCTTGCTTGCGCCGATGAAGCCAGCCCTATGAACGAGAAGCAGAGGGCCGCATTCACCTCTTGCCATTCGGCGATCAAGCATTCGCAGCTTAGCCTTGCCAACAGCGCTGGTGTGGCTCTTGGATCCGACTATCATTTCGATGTCTCCAGACCAGGCCTATCGCTTTACGGCGGGATACCACGTGCCGAGCTGGCCGAATTGATCCAGCAAGTTGCCTATCCGGAAACCGCAATCATGCAGGTCCGCAATCTCGTCGCTGGCGATTGCGTGGGCTATAACGCAACTTTCACAGCCGACTGCGATATGCGCGTGGGGGTGGTCTCACTTGGATACGCCGATGGCTATCTGCGGAGCTGGGCAGGCAACGGGTTCCTTACTCACGCCGGCCGCTTGCTCCCGCTTCTCGGCAAAGTCTCCATGGACATGATTGTCATCGACCTCACCAATGCGCCTGAGCTGCTCGAAGGCGATTGGCTAGAAGTGCCTTATAGTCTGCCCGAGGCATCCCAATCTAGCGGTCTGTCGCAATATGAGCTGCTGACAATTTTGGGGCCGCGCTTTCACTAATAAAAGTGTCACAATGAGGGGTAAGTGCACCGCATATGTTGCGCTGCACATGTTGCGAGTGCTAACGCAACATCAACTGCAACATAAAGGGCTCTTCCATGGCCAAGCGCAATGCGCAGACCGGCGATAAGGTCACTATCAAGAAATACGCCAATCGGCGGCTCTACAATACCTCCTCATCAAGCTACATCACGCTTGATGATCTCGCCGCCATGACTCGCGAAGGGACCGAGTTCGAGGTGGTCGACGCCAAGTCGGGAGACGACATAACGCATTCTATTCTGACCCAGATTATCATGGATGAAGAGGCCAATGGTAAACAGATGCTGCCGGTTGGTTTCCTGCGCGATCTGATCTCCATGTATGGCAATTCAATGCAGTCGATGATGCCGCAATATCTGGAAGCATCCATGGCGAACTTCCGTGCCAATCAGGCGAAGATTCAAGAGGCTTTCAAGCAGGGCCTCGGCAATAACCCGCTCGCCAAGATACACGAGACCAACATGGCCATGATGCGCGCCGTTGGTGAAGCGATTTTGCCAGGCGCCAAAGACAGCGAACAATCTGCAGCGCCAAGCCAGAATGACGAGATCGAAGCTCTGCGCAAACAAATGGCAGAGATGCAAAAGAAGCTCGACGAGATCGATAAGTAGCGCTGCTACTTCGCCAGCGTCACATCAGACAAAACAGGAATTATTGTGTCTAACATCCGCCACGCCTTAACGGTGAAACGCGCTGACGATTTTGCAGCGTGGTATCAAGAAGTCATCTCCGCCGCTGATATGGCCGAGGAATCGGGCGTTCGCGGCTGTATGGTGATCAAGCCATGGGGCTACGGTATTTGGGAGCGTGTGCAGTACCTGCTCGATCAGCGGATCAAGGATACTGGCCACGATAATTGTTATTTCCCGATTTTCATCCCGCTTTCGAATTTTGAACGCGAAGCGGAGCATGTCGACGGTTTTGCCAAGGAGATGGCGGTCGTCACGCATCACCGCCTCATCACCAATGGCAAAGGCAGATTGGTGCCCGATCCCGAGGCAAAGTTGGAAGAGCCTCTGGTGGTCCGTCCGACATCGGAAACCATCATCGGCGACGCGATGGCGCGCTGGGTTCAAAGCTGGCGGGATTTGCCTTTGAAGCTAAACCAATGGGCCAATGTCGTGCGTTGGGAAATGCGCACCCGCATGTTCCTGCGGACCAGTGAATTCCTTTGGCAAGAAGGACACACGGCACATGATGGCGAATTGGAAGCCAAAGAGCATACGCTGCGGATGCTTGAAGTGTATCGTGCCTGCGCAGAGGAGGATTTGGCGATGCCGGTGATTGCCGGTGAAAAACCCGAAAATGAGCGTTTCCCGGGTGCAGTTGAGACCTGGTCGATCGAGGCCATGATGCAGGATGGCAAAGCACTGCAGGCTGGCACGTCGCACTATCTCGGCACCAACTTCTCCGAAGCGGCTGGCATCAAGTTCCAGAACCAGGATGGCGATCAGGAATTGTGCCACACGACAAGTTGGGGGGTTTCCACCCGCATGATCGGCGGCGTGATTATGACGCATGGCGATGATGATGGTTTGCGCGTTCCACCCACCATTGCCCCATGGCAGGTTGTTATCCTGCCCATGCTGCGCGGCAAGGACGAAGCGGCGGATGCTGCCATTGTAGATTATTGCGACAGCTTGAAAGACTCGCTCAAAGGCACGGTCGCGTGTGGTGAGAAAGTTCGCGTGATGGTCGATAAAAGCCACGGCAAAGCAGCTGCCAAGCGTTGGGATTGGGTCCGCAAAGGCGCGCCGGTTGTTGTCGAAGTTGGCAGCCGCGATATGGATAATGGCGTGGTCAGCTTGCTACGCCGCGATGCTTTGTGGGCCGAAAGCGGCAAGCCCGATTTCCACGCGCCTTCGAAACATGATGCCGCCGAGCAAATTCCGGCCATGCTGGAAGAAATTCAGACCAATCTGTTTGCAGAAGCTCAAGAGCGTCGCGATGCAAATATCACGCGCGATATCACGACAATGGATCAGCTTGCGGACTTCTATAATGACAATACGCAATATCCGGGCTGGGTAGAGGTGCAATGGTCCAAACCAACCGGTGCAGCGCTGGAGCAGGTGGTTGAACAGCTCAAGGGACTCAAATTGACCATCCGCAATGTACCGATGGACGCTGCACCAATCGACCAGCCATGTATTTTCACTGGCGACACCGCGGTTGAGCGGATCTACGTCGCGCGCGCATACTAAGTATCTGGAGAACCTGTCATGATTGCTGCCATCGGATACAATTTGAAACGCCTGTTTGATTTCAAGGGCCGCGATGGTCGAGGGGTATTCTGGCGGTATTTTTTGTTTGTGGTACTGTTGAACATAGTCATCATGCTTGCGGCCACGATCCCCGGACTGGTCGGGGTCTTCACTGAAGCCAGCGCAGTCGCCAATCCCAACGACACCGCGGCAGTAGAAGCCGCCGCGCTTGACGCGATGATGGAGCAGGGATTGCCGGCAACACTCGTTCGCACGGGCCTTTGGCTCGGTCTTTTGAACATTGCACTGATGGCTGCTGCCTTGGTTCGGCGCGCGCATGATAGCGGGCTCCCGGGCTTGGTTTTGGCCATTCCGCTTGGACTGCAATTGGTGTGGATGTACTTCTCATACCGACAATTGGATGGCCTCAGCGAAACGTTTCGCGATGCCGTCGCAACGACTCAGGCTGGCGGTAACCCGGAAGTGCAAGCGGGAATGATTGCCCAAGACCTTATCGGCTGGATGGTCGTGCTGATCATTGTGGCTATCGGGATGATCAAATCGCAGCAAACGCCGAACCAATATGCCGATGGACCGACCAAGGTTTAGCGACAACATCAGGTAACGCGCCTATTAGAGTGACACCGGCCGATACCCCGTCCATAGGCCGCCTATGTCTAAACGTCCCATAAAACAGCCGCCTCCAGGCTTGCCAACGCGCGAGCAGGTTCTCGAATTTATCCAGACCTCGGACCAGATTGTGGGCAAACGTGAAATCGGGAAAGCCTTCGGTCTCAAAGGTCAGGAAAAGATCGCGCTCAAGAAGCTGCTGAGAGATATGGCCGAAGAAGGCCTGATCGACGGCAAACGCACAGCCTATCACCGGATGGGTGGGGTTCCGAAAGTCACCGTTCTCAAAGTCATGGATATCGAGGATGGGGAAGCTTTCGCTATTCCCGATGCATGGGAGCCGGATAATGGCGCACCTCCGCCGCGTATCCGCATTATCGAGAAGAAAGGCGGCAAAGTCCGTCATGCTGCGCTGAAAATCGGCGATCGCATCCTTGCCCGCAACGAAGAAGTTGGCGGCGGTTGGCAGGCACACATCATGAAGAAGCTGCCCGCGCGGACCGAGGGTCTGATGGGTGTTGTCGAGCTGGATGGCTCTGGCAAAGGCTGGCTCGCGCCGGTCGACAAACGGGTGCGTGATTCGTCGCCGATTGCTGATCTTGGGGATGCCGAAGAAGGGCAGTTGGTGCTGGCTGAACCTGCCGGTCGTAGTCCGCGCGCAGGGGTCAAAGTCGTCGAAGTGCTGGGTGACCCGCTTGCTCCAAAGAGCTTTAGTCTTATCGCCATTTCTAAACACGGCATCCCAGATGTCTTCCCGGAATCGACTTTGGCCGAGGCTGAGATCGCCGCGAAGCTGCCACTGGGTGAAGAGAAGCGCGAAGATCTGCGGCATCTACCGATTGTTGCCATCGACCCCTCCGACGCGCGCGACCATGATGATGCTATCTGGGCAGAGCCTGATGGCGAGGGCGGTTTTAAAGCTGTCATCGCGATTGCCGATGTCAGCTTTTACGTCCGCCCCGGTGGAGCACTGGATCGCGAAGCGCGCAAACGAGGAAACTCGGTGTACTTCCCAGATCGTGTCGTGCCCATGCTGCCGGAGATTCTCAGCGCCGATGTCTGTTCGTTGCGCCAAGGTGAAGGCCGTGCGGCAATGGCGTGCCACGTCACTATCTCATCAACCGGCAAGATTACTTCGACCCGTTTCACCCGCGCAATTGTCAAAATCGACGAAGTGATTGCTTATGAAGAAGCGCAGCGCCGGATCGACGAGAAGGACGCGTCGGAAAACCTGCAAAATCTTTGGGCATGCTGGAAGGTTCTTGATACAGCCCGCAAAGCCCGTGATCCGCTGGAACTTGATCTGCCCGAGCGCCGCGTGATGCTCGACGATCAAGGCAAAATTGCTGAGATCGCGGTCCGCGAACGGCTTGATGCGCACCGCGTTGTCGAAGAATTTATGATCACCGCCAACGTCGCTGCTGCCAAAGCGCTGGAGAAGAAGACCGCGCCTGTTGTGTATCGCGTCCACGAAACTCCAGGGCGGGAGAAACTGGTCGCGCTAAAGGACTATCTCGAAACTTTCGGCAAAAAGTTGGCGCTTGGCCAAGTGATCACGCCAAGCCTGTTCAACCGGATGCTGAAGGATGTCACCGACGAGTCTGAGAAGGCTCAGGTGATGGAGGCAGTCCTCCGCACCCAAACCCAAGCCTATTACGGTCCGGCCAATATGGGCCATTTCGGCCTGTCGCTAGCGTCTTATGCGCACTTTACGTCGCCAATCCGCCGCTATGCCGATCTTCTGGTGCACCGCGCGTTGGTTGATGCCTATCAGCTGGAACAACCCAAGCCCAAAGCGGACCTCCCGCCGCATTCCGGTCTTTCGGACAAGGACCGCGAAGATCTTAGCCAGATTTCCGATGCGATAAGCAAAACCGAACGCCGCGCCATGGAAGCGGAACGCGACACGATCGACCGCTATGTAGCGGCGTGGTTATCCGGCCGGGTGGGCGAAACTTTCAGAACACGCATAACCGGTGTGCAATCCTTCGGTTTCTTCGCGACCATTGAGGGACTGGGCGGTGATGGTCTTGTACCGGTCTCGACGCTCGGCTCGGACTATTTCCGCTACGACGAAACCGCACAGTCGCTTGTCGGTGAGCGCAGCGGTGTCAGCTACTCATCCGGCGATCGTTTGGAGCTGCAATTGGGCGAGGCAAACGCGCTTACTGGCGCGCTAAAATTCGTACCGCTCGATTCTGATGGCAATCCGATTGAGCCGCGCGGGAATCGCCCCGCATTTCGCCACAAGGGCAGGCCTCAGAACAAGGGCAATAGCGGAAGCAAATATATGAAGGGCAAGCGCGGCAGACCAGGCAATATCCGCCATCAAGGCAAGAAAAAGCGCTAAGCCGTGAGGCGGTCGATCTCTTCGTTAGAGAAACTGCCGGGAACGATATAGAGCGGGCAGGGTAGCGATCCCGAATGCGCGGAAAAATGCGATATGAGCGGGCCGGGCTGTCCCTCGGCTGCGGCGCCTAATACCAAAGCTGCAACCTCTGGATGTTCGCCAAGATAGTCCTTGATCACGGCCTGACCTTCGCCGGTCTTGACCGAAATCGTGGGCATTTTCCCGCTTTCGGAAAACAGATTGCCTGCCGCGCTGCTAGCCAGCACTTCGGCCCGGTCACGCGCCTCTTCCTCGATAGTCGCTTGTACCGCACCAAATGCGCTAAAGTTCTGCTTTGCGACAAGCGCAAGAATATGCACATTGCCGCCTGTGGTCAGTGCACGGCGTGATGCAAAGCGCAGCGCTTTGCGCGCTTCGTCGGTCTCGTCCATGATTACCAGATAGGTCCGCACGCGAATTCCCTTACGACAACCTAGACGGTCGGCCATTTGCGCTTTGCTGTATCTAGTGAAAACGTATTCGGCGCAAGAACCTTGCCCGAAACGCGCAAATTGGCCAGAGAGACTGCGTAGGCCAAAACAGGATATTCCGGACCGATATGCCAACCCCGATCAAGATGCCCGCTCTCTCGCCCACCATGGAAGAGGGCACTCTCGCCAAGTGGCTCGTAAAAGTGGGCGACACCGTCAATTCCGGCGATATCATGGCCGAGATCGAGACCGATAAGGCCACGATGGAGTTCGAAGCCGTCGATGAAGGCGTTATTATCGCTATTGAAGTCGAAGAAGGCACCGAGGGCGTTCAGGTCGGAACCGTGATCGCGATTCTGGCTGGCGAAGACGAGGATCCGGATCAAGCTGCTGCGGCGGCATCTGAGGAAACTGCGTCTAAACCAGAAGCTGAAACCGAACCGGCTAAAGAAGAGCCCGCCACGCCCGCTCCGGCACCGACGCCCGCTCCGGCACCTGCCAAGCCTACCGCATCGCCCGGCGACCGCATCATTGCCTCGCCGCTTGCGAAAAGGATTGCCGAGCAAAAGGGCATCGATTTGGCTTCAATCAACGGCAGCGGCCCTAATGGCCGGATCGTCAAAGCCGATGTCGAAGATGCGAAGCCGGGCGCTGCGGCACCAGCGGCATCGTCTGCACCAGCAAGCGCTCCTGCGGCACCTGCTACTCCATCCGATCTGCCCGACTTCGGCATCCCGCATGAGGACGAGAAGCTTAATAATGTCCGCAAGGTCATTGCACGCCGCCTGACCGAAGCGAAGCAAACCATTCCGCATATCTATCTGACCGTTGATGTGCAGCTAGACGCGCTTTTGAAGCTGCGCGGTGAACTGAACGCATCGCTGGAGCCGCAGGGCATCAAGTTGTCGGTCAACGATCTGCTAATAAAGGCGCTTGCCAAGGCGTTGATCCAGGTTCCGAAATGCAATGTCAGCTTCGGCGGTGATGTACTGCGCACATTCTCGCGGGCCGATATCTCTGTCGCGGTTGCTGCACCGAGCGGTCTGATTACGCCGATCATTGTCGATGCTGGCAACAAGACGGTCTCGGCCATCTCGACCGAGATGAAAGAGCTCGCCGGCAAAGCGCGGGACGGTAAACTGCAACCGCATGAATATCAGGGTGGTACTGCCAGCCTCTCCAACCTCGGCATGTTCGGGATCAAGCAGTTCGATGCAGTGATTAATCCCCCGCAAGCGATGATCCTTGCCGTAGGTGCCGGCGAGAAGCGTCCGCATATTGTCGATGGCGCGCTGTCGGTCGCAACGGTGATGAGCGCGACAGGCAGCTTCGATCACCGCGCCATTGACGGCGCTGATGGTGCACAGTTTATGCAGGCGTTCCAAACCCTTGTCGAGAACCCCCTAGGATTGCTGGCCTAACACCATGAATTCGCTGGCGTTCATCCTTTCAACCGCGCTGATTGCCGTCTCGACAACGAGTGACGGCATCGAAGACAATGGCCGGGTGCCTTACGTTGGAATGGAAGGCCCCGAGGCAGACGCTTGCCCCGGTATCGGCCGGATTGCGCGCTTTGCCCCGAAGAAGGGCGATTTCATGCGTGTCTATTTGGATGCGCATGAGGGCGGGAAGCATAAATACGAACTGCCGCTCGGATCGCTGGTCTGGCTATGCGAGGCTGATGAGGGTTGGCAGGGTGTTGTCTATCCATCCGGCGATAAACAAGAATTGGGCGACTGCCGCGTCAGTAGTTCTGTCGCCAAACCCGAACCCTATAGCGGCCCGTGCCAATATGGCTGGGTCGAAGCAAAATATATAGAGTTGATAGCGGGTTAAGCCCCACAGCTCACAACACATTTGGTGGAATAATTATGGCTTCCTCTTACGACGTTATCGTTCTTGGTTCCGGCCCCGGTGGCTATGTTGCGGCGATCCGCTGCGCTCAGTTAGGTCTCAAGACCGCGATTGTGGAGCGTGAAAACCTCGGCGGCATCTGCCTTAATTGGGGCTGCATACCGACCAAAGCGCTGCTGCGATCTGCGGAGATATTCCACTATATGCAG
This genomic window from Pontixanthobacter aestiaquae contains:
- a CDS encoding DUF1287 domain-containing protein; its protein translation is MQNGEKAATDHAAKLVAAAREQIGVTTAYDPSYTGLAYPGGDVPRSRGVCTDVVIRAYRDAFGLDLQKLVHEDMMANFSAYPDNWGLRSADRNIDHRRVPNLQAFLKRQEAALPLSTGPGDWQVGDLFTSKVGGRLPHIGIVSARQSDGTLLAVHNIGRGAREEAVVFAHPLDGHFRWQV
- the radA gene encoding DNA repair protein RadA, whose protein sequence is MAKPKKRYICAACGSVSHRWQGQCPDCAEWNTLSEDVPATVFSQKHDLSSGGRAVEFVELNAPGEELVRQPTGLDEFDRALGGGLVPGSAILMGGDPGIGKSTLLLQAAAKIAKDGRSTVYVSGEEAAGQVRMRASRLGLADAPIKLAAATSVRDILTTLGSMEPPKLLVIDSIQTMHSDTIEGAPGTVSQVRGCAFELIRYAKENGTSLVLVGHVTKDGSIAGPRVLEHMVDVVMSFEGERSHQYRILRALKNRFGAVDEIGVFAMAGKGLEEVSNPSMLFLSGRDMPLAGSAVFPALEGTRPVLIEVQALIVRLQSGATPRRAVVGWDNGRLAMLLAVLESRCGLNFSSAEVYLNVAGGYRLSDPAADLAVAAALVSALADKPLPTQSVWFGEVSLAGEIRPVAHAGLRLREAAKLGFTSGAGPQDVENSSGLNYRPVKQLANLVDQVVASE
- a CDS encoding CvpA family protein; translated protein: MTGFDFIVLIIVGVAAVGGFLRGLVQEMLSLAAWLLAIFAIHYLHTPLYQALGEYLEYNTAVAILAFALLLLIPYAGMKLIAGRAGEASRASLLGPIDRVLGFGFGAIKGALIVVVAFSVLVLGYDAAWGVAGRPAWITTARTYPVVNAGADGLVQMIQERRSTLRAEEAEEPN
- a CDS encoding iron-sulfur cluster assembly scaffold protein; translation: MSAGQGAGQSVGRLYTSEILGLAVELANYPINKAQTLHAEVRSRSCGSTLAISIDASQNKSIRSIGLQVSACAIGQASAAIFAESGKGKTKADLMQALNALEAWLANDADVPDWPKLVLLVDAKAYPARHEAILLPWRAAIAALSKAETHG
- a CDS encoding MFS transporter; amino-acid sequence: MSEAAAPTIHEPSEKEIRLVIGASSAGTIFEWYDFFIYGTLFYIIGPVFFPSGNETLEILLVWATFAIGFGFRPVGAILFGYLGDKLGRKYTFLVTVTLMGIATAGVGLIPSYATIGVAAPIIVILLRILQGLALGGEYGGAAIYVAEHAKSDKRGFYTSFIQASVAGGFVLSIAVVILCRLLIPEDDFIAWGWRVPFLLSIILLGISLWMRLKLNESPVFKAMKESGQTAGNPFVESFTYPGNKKRIFIVLFGVTGVLTTIWYTAFFSGLSFLRGPMRVDDGLVEMILLIAGLVSMGFYIVVGKWSDTVGRKKPIIIGALLTLAALFPIFWAMGSLANPGLAQAAKDNPVVVAGRECVTDPFAELFDRTQTPCGTVLETLTANGVAYSVNDAEELGLTVGGQAVAIEDSWLEDGDARRDGILAALTKQGFDFSKQTPPIGSVLGIIGLLLILGALSALTYGSVAALLSEMFPPKIRYSSMSIPYHIGAGYLGGFLPLIAGFIVARSGDVYAGLWYTWVVVAIGVAVAWWGLPDGPPRDFEENA
- the alr gene encoding alanine racemase — translated: MPDAPPPTLRLRIDTSALASNWRTLDGMSGTAKAGAAVKANCYGLGVEACVPALRDAGAELFFVAHWSEVAAVARHVPPEQIAVLHGPITGDHAAYARSVGVLPVINSVMQARIWSDTGGGPCHLMIDTGINRLGINPHDLAEEAVQVLDVQILMSHLACADEASPMNEKQRAAFTSCHSAIKHSQLSLANSAGVALGSDYHFDVSRPGLSLYGGIPRAELAELIQQVAYPETAIMQVRNLVAGDCVGYNATFTADCDMRVGVVSLGYADGYLRSWAGNGFLTHAGRLLPLLGKVSMDMIVIDLTNAPELLEGDWLEVPYSLPEASQSSGLSQYELLTILGPRFH
- the phaR gene encoding polyhydroxyalkanoate synthesis repressor PhaR — its product is MAKRNAQTGDKVTIKKYANRRLYNTSSSSYITLDDLAAMTREGTEFEVVDAKSGDDITHSILTQIIMDEEANGKQMLPVGFLRDLISMYGNSMQSMMPQYLEASMANFRANQAKIQEAFKQGLGNNPLAKIHETNMAMMRAVGEAILPGAKDSEQSAAPSQNDEIEALRKQMAEMQKKLDEIDK